Below is a genomic region from Asterias amurensis chromosome 4, ASM3211899v1.
GTATTTGAGAGGGTCACAATTGCCTTCTCAATGGTCTCATAAGAGCCTAGTCACATAATTGCCTGGAACTAATGGTCTGTATATTGCCTCACGCAACATGGCCATTAAACACACTGCACTTCTACAACTATTTACCAACACCATAACCATCCTTtgatttgactttttttttttttaagtgcaagcactttttgtatttcatatatttatttatttgatttgacTTTGATATTGTGAAAACTTTGCTTTTTGTGCAGACtgatttacaacaaaataatctgCCAAAATAATACCACTTTACCCATATCTTTCAGAATGAATGaaggttaatttttttttataccactCGACTGTTATTATTCCTGTATCTGGTTCATAGCCAGTGGTAAGACCCTCATTCAATGTTTATATCACCTTTGGTGTTGGCATGCCTCCTTTTGCTCTGACCTGTTTCTTTTTCTCAGCTTTCTCTCGTTCCTCCAACTCCTGGTTTTCACGTTCAATCAGCGTAATCAGCGTGTTACACCGTCGCTGCAGCTCCTTCAAGACAAAATGGTGTGTAATGGTATTAAGTGATATTTGAACTAGTCGCTACTCAACCAGCAAGCTTGAGCTTGGTGGGTTGTAGAATTTGCAAGATTGTCGGTTACAATCCAAGCCAAAGTTTACAGCTGCTATAGTGTCTAAATAGTGAACAGTTGAAATCAAATAAACTACTCGATGAAAAGAAAGCTTGCAAAATACACTCCATCTCCTATTGATGAACATTTTGTCGACCAGTGCAAAGGACAAGTGTTCTACAGGACCAaactataatagatgttaaatttgcatcggggataaagaatattaatttttgtttatacccATACAACGACGTGTGTAATAGGACtagtgtgtaagcactgtatactcggtactttcctgagtcctgttaAAAGATAACTCTATTATCTATCATTacggtacctgctgccaaaacaaaggtttcaaactgcctctagctaccgggcaatcttggtagtctagttggtaagacactgctctagaaatgcaagggtcgtgggttagcatcccacccaagtaatatgcctgtgatattgtttcacaggactcgggaaagtaccgagtatacagcgcttatacacatcggtgtattggtaaaaacaaaaattgatagaaccaaaattacttcttaccaTTGCTGTACGTGACTTGAGAAACCAATCAAATCTAAACTGCGGTGCTTGCCTGACAGCCGTACGTAGCTCATCATACACATTCTCTTTGTCGAAGCCCAGCTTATGAAGCATACAGACAAGGAACCGATCCTCTTCCTCGGTCCAATTCTTGCCCTTATTAGTTCCATAGGAGAGACGCAGCTGGTGGAATGGAGCGCGGTATCTCGCCATCTGCAAATGAAAATCGCATCAAaagtttgaaacaaaatatatttaaaaatttaaaatatatcaGATGCGATATTTCTTGAGTTAGGTAACTAAAACTAGTGAATCAAATTAATCCATATTAAAATGGAGTTATGCTTTCCAACTCCAGGGAGTGTAATAATAGTTTTCAACCAATACTAAACATTGCACGGGTCAACAGCAACAAACTTAAAAATGATTGAGTTAACCAAGGGGTTGGGGATGTCCTGGTTGGTGATTGCTTACCTTGGAGTCCAGGGCTTTCTTAATGCTGATCTTACGTTGGATCTTAGCTTCACCTCTCTCAATCTGAGCCATAGTCTTCTCAATATCTGTCAGCTCATGGCATCGATCCCAGAACACAGCCATGTACTCTTGCACCTTCATCAAACAAGTCACAAATTAGAACTTCTCTTTTGTATGCGATTAAAATTATAAGAATGCCACGGAAgacttcacaaagatagtcctaactctagtcctaggactcttcaggagttattaaaaacttaaggcttaGGCCCAAGTTATGCCgtcttttcactttttataagtCTAGTTCTAAACTTATTCTCTCACCATGTGCCATACAAAATGTGTCATGTTTTATACAGAAGCATTTGAAATGttgtgaaaaataataataacatttaacAGCTTATATATAGCGCCCTTAACCCCACAAAGGTCCCGAGGCGCTTCACAGATTCCAACTTTTAAGCAAGTTAAGAAAAATACTGATCAATTAAAGATATACCGATTAAGAatgcttaaaaaacaaatgtgcAATAACAGTAATTACAAATTTaagcaagtaaaaaaaaaaacttaacaactTAAGATAAACAGTTTAAGAATgcttaagaaaattacaaacatCCAATGACAATGATATAAAATGTAGTAATCGTGAAAAATCATTCTTTCTCATAACTTACCATACCACAATACCAGTATTATGATTGAACTCACGTTAACAAAAAGAGACTGGAAGAGCAAAATAGTCAGGTTCCTTTTTGGTTAAATGGGTATGAAGTATACATCATAGCAGAGAAACATGACACAGATGGTGGAAGAATAATAAAGATCAATCAGGATCACATATTAAATTTTGCTGGAAGTTGAAATGTCATAAAGCAGCGGTAATAAAAATCACTTTCAATTCACAAAGCATAATAAACTGCTACGAACCTCTTCAGGCGTCTTGCCCTCTACTTCCCTAGAGATGTTATCCACGTCATCACGGCCGTACTTCTCACATGCTTTGATGAACTGGTTGAAGTCTCGTTTGGACCAATTAACgaaacccttaaaaaaaaaaatcatattttgaGAGTGATTTCAAGCAGTAATCGTGACATCAgtaacaaaaactaaacaagGCATGCATAAAACAAGGCGTTCTAAATGATTAATAACATCATGCTGCATGTAAACTGACTAACCTTATTGTAAATTGTGATATGTACAGGATGCAGGGTCTATGAAATAACTTGCAAATTCTTATTTCAATCTTTGTAGTGAGGTAATCACAAAGACTTGAAATACCAATGTCTTAGCAGTGAAAACACAGATTTGAAATAAAGTGATACAACTTTAGCTTGGTTAaatacttcctgccaatgcgaagcgaattttgacgtcacagccctgtttttgcACCGAGTGTTTGAGCAGAAGTCAACTAATGCActaaaaatttgtatcgcattcgcaggaagtatgaaccgggctttagtcatGATATTCTTGCTGAAGCTGAAGGAGACggcaacaaacctgtgtaagAAGGTCCTCCTTTTCTTGGATCTCCTCATCCATCAATGCTCCAGCTTCATCTATCTTCTTCTGCTCCTCCTTGCGAGCCTGGACTGGGTGTGGCACTTCAGGATTCAAAGGAACCTGGAGTCACATCGCAACAAAGAAATTCATCAAATTGGGCTTTAAAGAACAGCTGGACacattcggtaattgtcaaagaccaatattctcacttggtgtatcccaataatatatgcataaaataacaaacttgtaaaaatttgggctcaattgatcgtcagaGTTGCAcgaatataatgaaagaaaaaacaacaaccttgttgcacaaatgtgtgtactttcagatgcctgagaaaagctTCAGTCCACTATGCCAGTCGGCAATATGGTATCACATGTGGTCAATACATTTCCACAAGAAGTTTCTGTGTACAGTTTTTCTACCACACGCAGTCCATGCATGTGAACAGTTTCATAACAGCTAGATTTGTTGAATGAAAAGTAGGAGTGTGGACTAAAACAGATCAACAATTAACCAGTAACCTACAAGAAAATAAGTAATTAAAGCTCATGGTTCAGTGAGTTCAACAATGTCCAATTACAAGTTAGAAAGTAACAATGTCCATATTTTATGCTAAAAAGCCCTACCTTGTAGCCAATCATCTTCCTGTATGAGTAGATTTCTTTATCAAGGAGTTCAAAGAGTCTAGGAGGGAAGAACTGAAAGTCCTGTACATTGGGCTGCTTGGGTGGTCTTGGGGCCTAGAggacaaataaaaacataataatgatgataataaacagcatttataaagcgcatcATGAATGGCAGATTCCTCAATGTGCCTaacaatagaaaaaaaaactaaaaacataaacaattaaaatatagACCTACGATATTACAGAAAAGATTCTACAATAAGCACATTAGTagatacaaattaaaaacattggaAGAAAAACAGACATATATATATAACACCTACAACTActtataatacaaaataaataatataaaagatCCATCCCTCCACACACACTGAATCAGGAGCATAATTGTGAGCAATTGTAAAGGTGTTTAAGGATTAAAAAGGTATGTTTTAAGTGCAGATTTAAACATTTGTAAGGACCCGGTCGtcatttcaccaaactcttcctagctCAGGATTGACCttagaacttaggacgagttaagctCTCTATCCGAAGACGTAGGACGCTTTGAACTGCTCCTACATTAGGACTGGTtagtcgtcctaactcgagaaaggATTAATCCgaacgtttcgtgaaatcggctgctgcacATTTAATTGTTGTAGTGAGTACATACTCAACTTTATATCTTTGCGATATTTGTAcgtgcacaacaaaattatgcagaAGGAACCATGTCTTCCAAGTATCCTGTGCAGTCTACAGGCCACTGTGCAGTCCACTGTGCACCTGTAGTTATGCCACAGGTTACATGTACACCAATGAAGTGACCGTCTGTTTCAACCATTTGGAATAAATTAGTTGCAAAGATGATACTAGTCAAGCAAGaaattgattttggttttataccTTTGGAGCTTTGGGTTCGCTGACCCTTAACGCTTCCCTGAAGTAAGCATCCACCGCATAGTTAGCTTTCCGCTCTCTCTTAGGTGGCTCAATCCAGTTGATGTTATTTGCCTTCTGTTTCTCTCTAAAGTCCTGACCCTCCCATGAGTAGATGCTCTCATTGGTGTCCAGGGTGAAGTTGCGGAGTCCAGACTCCCCGAGATGATCCATTTTCTTCTTCAGCTCCTCAGTCTGTTTTGCAAATGAAACATGGGTCAAAgtgatttgtttatataaacagCAATAACACGATAggtatttatttttgaaaaaggcGTTTAaaattttccagagttgaacatttaAGTACCGTGGAAGATTTGAATGGACACAAGACAGCGTTTTTTCCttctcttggtttttttttttttaatggaaatgtTTCCCTTAACAAGACTAAAATCCACTGttggtaaggggctacaagaagacaaATATTAAAGATAAAAAAATAACCCAGTGGCGCTAAAGGTATGaatgatattcctcttaaatcagtctagattgtaggatggaggaaAACATGAActaggcaaggagttccaaagacaTGCAGTAcatggaataaagctgtttgaATGGCTTCTTGTTTTACATTTCATCAAAGCAAGCGTTTTTGAGTGAAAAGATGCAGAAAGCCGGGTTTCAAGCTCAAACATTATTATAGGAGGTACTAGGTCGAGCACACCGATTGCACATTTACCATGAAAATATCTGTTGAAGAGACAGagaggctggctacagacctaGTGGGAAAGAGGGTGCAATGTTGATACCAACCCTTCACAAACACGATTAATAATAGTCaaaagctttaaaggaacataacaaaattggtaagaaaaaactcATCTAAGATCACAGAGTTACATAAAACTCTACACCGTCTAATGATGATATGTCagcccttgaaatatttctgtctaactaaattgaattaaatgtcatgcaaaatgtgtaatcagttttttactattttctcttgacccagatggccgatcgatctcaaacttctacaggacgattacataaaatgcttacactgccagcaactgtttagttagcaaaaaacaattctgtaatgttcctttaagattagcAAGGAAACCCACCTTCTTGGCACCGCGTTCCAAGATTGAATCAATCTCTTCATCTGTAATGGTAGAGTCCTTGGATGAGAAGATGAAGTTTGCTCCATGGCGGATCATATTCAGTGCCTCGTCCTTATTCACTTTCAGATTCTGATCAACCAGACGACCTGTTACAGACGGGGAAATGTTACTTCTTAAACAAGCCTTTAATTGTCTTTTGCATCATAACCAGTGCTTATTTATGTTCAATATGGAAAGTCTtgtaaagggtttgggtactttttgtacgacacaaaacacaactgtTCAAATATTGACATTAAACCTACACAGTTCAGCTTCAGTCTGAGAATGCCAACTCCACTCATGATCAGGCAAGTCATTATACCAGACACTATTCAAAGTTGACTCACAAaaggtttatttaaaaatagcaatatttaattgttttatgaaaGATGTTTATTACTTGTTAGAGAGACTACTTACCAGCTTGGATGACGATGTTGTCAAGACGCAGTTTTGTTTCAGCTCTTTCAACAATGCGCTCCTCTACAGTGTTCTCTGTGATGAAACGGAATACACGTACCTGCTTTTTCTGTCCGATACGATGGGCACGATCCTGTGTTGAAGTCAGACAAATAACaagaatgttaaaggcagtggacactattagcaaatactcaaaataattattattcagACTCAGACTCATTTATTGACAACACAGCACATGCCTGCTTTACAGCTGACGATTGTTTATGCTTGAAGACCTATAGCATTACATGCTGATTAAATATTAGGAGTAGATACTTATAAATATCACTTGAAAGCAAAGCAGACTTACATATAGCTTGATGTGTTCAAGTGTTGTACCATGGTTGTTTGAAAGATTGCCGCAACTTAACTAGGTCAGAATTTGAACAGGCAAATGGGATTTTCGCACTAATTCTACGACTTTGACCGTATCTCTGGCAAAAGTTGGTGTCCATGTAAACTTTATTATAATTATGCAAGATCCCAGATAGAAACTAGCTATTTGTATTTCTCTGATAATTACCAGTGTGTTTATTTGAaatcagacatgcaactttctaattgcaaaaaaaaggaaaatgaccgatcacacttaacttttgtacactgttttgaaaagaaaaagaggaaatcggctgatcagctgaaaaattACATGCctgtgaaataaaacaaaggCAGATAGTTGTTGTTCTTACCATAGCCTGGAGATCCACCTGTGGGTTCCAATCACTGTCATACAGGATGACAATATCTGCAGTGGCTAAATTGATACCGAGACCTCCTGCTCTCGTACTCAGCATGAAGATGAACTTCTCACTATTAGGCAGGTTGAATTCATTAATACTTTTCTgagaaaatataaaacaacaaaaaaacattctaagtaggatttgaaactttccaTGGTGGGAGaataatcaggtgaggtttgcagtagcaccatgtgtaaatctcctgATTAGTGGATACAAAAATATCATCTCGGTCTTAAGAAAAAGGAAGTTACATATTTTAGATGTACTCTTTACACCATCATTTGTAGAATATACGGGTTTGAGCATAACAAGAGTTGAGGGTTTCCACTCTGTGATTGCGAGTTTGCCTCTCTCAAGAAAATCTGAAGGCCAAAGAAATCAATGACATGCCTGTATAGTTCGTTTttaaaaggcaagggcaccaaggcattttctccttgaggGCACCCtaggaggaaattgtaaatttctactgcagcatttcaagggcaatgAGGCATCaaccagggggcacggaggcaatcgcctccgttgcctctgtgaagtatcgggccaGCAATGAGAATTTTGATAAATCCCAGGCCTGTTTTTCTACCTGTCTTTCTTCATGAGGTGTCTGACCATCAAGTCGACAGTAGTTATGATTACGCCATGAACAGTAGTCCTCCAAGATGTCTAATACACGTGTCATCTGACTGAAGATAAGCACACGGGAGcctgaaataaaaacataaggtaacaaatcatggtttaacagctacttgagcaaatttgtttttaacaggaGTGCTATTTAAACTTCTTTTGAGTTCATCATTTATTAAGATAGTTGTACACTTCTGAAGTTTTTGTATTGAAGTAATGCAGTACACAACCTCAAAACCTGGCATCTTATAAACTACAACATGTCATCCATCTTCGCagcctattttttattttgtttttcctgtacTTAGTTTCCCAAAATGTATTGCGGTATACTGTCAAGATGGCGCCTGTGCAAAATGGTCAATAAGGAGGCCATTAATCACCTATAACGCAGAAGTAGGACAAGACTAGTAAACCGCAACCATAAACCCTATAAATAAGACCATGGTTCAAGTATGTCCAGTACAAACATTGTTCATGCCATGCAGTGTAATAAACATTCTTTATACTCACCATCTTCTTTCAATTTGCTGAGTAGTTTATCGAGCACCACAAGTTTACCGGCGTTCTCGTACAGATGTTTGTCCGTGGTGAAGGGCGGTCCGGGTTCAGCCCCATCAAACAGATAAGGATGGTTACAGCACTTGCGCAGATGCATCAAGATGTTCATGAGGCGGACTTTCTCTGTCTTACCAGCACCGTTGACAACGTCAATGTCTTTCATGAGGATTTTGGTGTACCTGATGGTTTAAGGGAAGAGGACTATTAAGAATCTTCGTTGCTCCTTTAAGAATCTAGAGTTGCTCCTCTAAGAATCTAGTGTTGCTCCTTAAGGATCTAGGTTTCTCCTTTGAGAATCTATGTTGCTCCATTAAATATATAGGttgttcctttaagaatctATGTTGCTCCATTAAGAATATAGGttgttcctttaagaatctAGAATACTCCTTTGAGAATCTATGTTGCTCCATGCTATACTGACATTTTCCTGAATAGGGTTTAAGGAAATAAGGGATTGTTTTGGTTCattatttatatattaaaaaatccaagattaataaaaaaaaattcacaccATTCTCTCTGCATCTTGCTCAAACCAACGTAGattttgcattctttctttggCAGCAGACCCCTCTCGACGTCAGCCTTTAGACGCCTCAACAAGAAAGGCCGAAGAATCTGGGTGCAAAAAGGCAGAGAAGAAAAGAGAATAATTAACAGTAAAAATTGCGCTATTGACCACAGCAAATCATGTAGCTAAGATTATCATTTCTagcaaattgttatttgtttcctACATAGATACTCATAGCCAACTCAAAATGCCACAATAGACCAAATCGAATAActcctttgttgctatgaaagtcaccatcttgtagggcaaaccgtatgtgGGTCTAagcgcgtacatcaatgaagcacgcaacAGGCAGCAtcccagtttgatttctatggcacacgtacacacacgctcacagacgccatgttgtagggcagatatttgaatggtgacgACGCCATATTCAATAAGGTCTATAGATTTATCACGTTCAACTCAAAATGCCAAATTAGATACTCTCAGTCAACTCAAAATGCAACATCACTCATGTTCAACGAAAACTGCCACATAAGATAATCATGGTCAACTCAAAACACCACACACATTATACTATCCCTAGTAGCCAACTCAAAATGCCATATAGATACTCATGGTCAATTCAAAATACCACAGTAGATACTCAAAATGCGAGTACAGTTGAAtgctgctttaaaggcagtggacactattggtaattactcaaaataattatcagcataaaacctttcttggtgacgagtaatggggagaggttgatggtataaaacactgtgaaaaacggctccctctgaagtgccattgttttcgagaaagaaataattttccacgaatttgatttcgagacctcagattttatagaacttgaggtctcgaaatcaaccatctaaatgcacaacAACttcatgacaagggtgttttttaatcattattaattcgcaagttcgatgattgattgagctcaaattttcacaggtttgttatgttatgcatatgttgacatacacctactgtgaaggctagtctttgacaattaccaatagtgtccactgcctttaacattaacaTTTAGTTTGAAACTAGTTTCGCTGCTAAGATTATTCCCCAACAATCATCATTAACAGgaaaccaggggccaatttcatagagctgcttaagcaaaaattttgcttaagcacgaaaatagctcgcttgtttttcacatgttactggcaaaaaattCATGTCACctgcattgcttgtgactggtatttagctgttgtatacttagcataacaattgagtggagtcttggccggtgatctaattttactaagcaatgaattttttgcttaagcaaaattttgtgcttaagcagctctatgaaattgggccctggcttgAGCATCGATGGTTGTTGCAATATGTAATATAAAAAGTCTGAAGTACAATAATTACAACAAATATCTTTCTCTCCCTCTCGCCTTCAAGAATGAAAACTAAAACCAAagaaagtatttttttgttttacttacagCGTGTAGACGAGAAACTAAGCTACTGTTCTCAAGGTCCAGACAGCCTTCTGTTGAGAACCAGGCATCGAAATCCTCGGAAGAGTTGAACACATCTGGTAGTAGGAAGTTAAGTAATGCCCACAGCTCATGAAGATTGTTCTGTAGTGGTGTTCCAGTCAGGAGCAAGCGGTTGGTCGTCTTGAACTCGCGTACAATCTCAGACAGCTGTGATAGGAGTTTAACCAGTCCTTAAGTTAATACTTTCTGGTAAAAACCCCAAAGTTGGGTTTCAAACTTTCAAtaggattttatttttaaatcattCTTTCTCAACATTAACAGTTGCAGATGTATGACCTCGTGTCAAACTTGGATATTGATTTAATGATGCAGGTCAACAAATTAGCAAATCAGCTGCATTTCATTTCCTATGTGCTCCTGTTGAGTCCAAATCCTCCTTGCCTCCAGAATGTtgctgtattgttttaaattcccttttgttttgttttaattttgtgtcaaaaaatccCCCCCCCTTTTTAGGGCTGTTTTCCCAATTCCTGCTTGTCTGTTTAACTctagtaatatttttaatattgtaaTTAAGATATATACTTGTTCatatatttttgatgtaatttcttttgttaaccaaatgccatagcctgtgactttttatttggtgttgtatttttatatgtaaataaaccaattttgaattgaattgaaaattaaATGTTTGGCATTTTGCAGAGTTTGtcaatggtgatcataagcacagaatttggcaGTATGCTgcgctataaaattgggcaGTTAGCTTGTCACGTCCCCAAGCTTTTTGCACTAATCCATGATTCATATGAAATATGGCTTTTAGGGATGCTGCTATATACTAAAACTATCTGGCCGGACAACTTGGAAATTGTCTGGACTTGTTCTCAGGGGTTTTAACTAGCATTTAGCCAGCGAACCACTGCTATGGGAAGAAGGCTACAACACAGCACTTTTCATTCAATACCTTTGACTTCTCATTTTTGATGCGGTGAGCCTCATCAATGACCAGGTAGCGCCAGTTGAACTTCTTGAAGACAGACTTTTCCTTAATGGCCATTTCATATGATGTGACACACACATCCCACTCTCCTGGCATCATGACATCTCGTATAATGGCTGCCTGTGTTTCAAAATATGGTACAGTGTTTACATGACATGTCCAGAACAAGTATTGTAGTTATATTCATTTTCTGAATGTAGAAAATCAAGTTTGTGTACTGAACACTGAaggctgtttaaaggcactggacatgtttggtaactgtcaaagacaagtattctcacttggtgtatcccaacatatacatataCCGGtaaacattttggctcaattggtcatcgaagtcgcaagagaataatgaaagaagaaacacccttgctgcacaaatgtgtgtgcttttagatgcctcaAAAAAGGCATCAGgccttaatttttgtttgatttgagtgagaaattacctcttcctcaaaaactatgtaacttcagagggagctgattCTAACAGTGTTTCAAACAatctacagctctccattgctcgttaccaagtaagtttttatgctaacaattattttgagtaataacaatTTGTGTCCAGTGACTCTAAAAGCTTATTAAAGAAATGTGTAATCTGATCAGACTCACCCTTGTAGTTTGATCTCCAATAAGACAGACTCCTCGTAGTGATGGGCACCAGCGCTCTATTTCTGCCATCCAATTGGACAGTGTGGACTTTGGGCAGATGATCAGATGAGGGCTAGGAATGCTGCGGTAATGTTTCATGTATCCAAGCAGTGAGATGGTCTGAAGAGTCTTACCAAGACCCTATAACGAAAGGTTAGTAAcaataggtcaaaggtcagtggATAGGGttaaatgataaataaataaaaacaggattaatcAAGCGCCATTCCATCTAGATCATGGCGCTGTAGCAACAAAGAAGAAATTGATATCGACAGAACAATTGAAAACAAGATATCTTAATAAgcataaaaaatatcaaatttataGGGCCACTCAGGAAAGTCAATAGTgaaccttttttattttgtttcctcgAAAATGTGGGTTGTGGATCAAAACTACAAACATGCAAGTTCTACCCAGGAAAAGCCGCTCAAAACTACTGGTATTGGAGACCTCTGAATTAAAATGTTCTTCAGTGTATGGAATATATTATAAAGTCAttcaatatttaaagggaaggtacacgttgggtaattgtcaaagactagtgtcctcacttggtgtatcccatcataagcataaaataacaagcctgtgaaaatttgagctcaattgatcatcggagttgtgagaaaatgatgaaaaaaaaccatccttgttggacgaatttgtgtgctttcagataggaataaaagacttctagctagaagtcttttattagtttagtgagaaattacctctttctcaaaaactacgttacatcagagggagccgtttctcacaatgttttatactaccaacagcccccaaatgctcattaccaagtcagtttttaagttattatttttttgagtaattaccaaacgtgtaccttccctttaacaatcGAAAGTTGGGGTGGGTCAAACCAATTTCACAaaagaatctttttttttaaacatctttcctgAATGACCCCCAGGGAACTGTCATACCCGCCACACACTTTATGGAAACTTGACATCCATCTGTTTAGATTATATGCCAAACCGCAGGCAGTACTAAAACTCTGgacaaccaacaacaaaaaataaacaaacaaacccaccATTTCATCTGCCAAGATGCCATTGATGCCATGTTCATAGAGTGAGATCATCCAGTTGAGTCCACGCACTTGATAGTCTCTCATCTCACCATTCTTGATATACGTTGGCGATTTCTCAAACTGCGTAATGACACTGGTTGCCTTTCGGGACTCGGACAGTAATTCCTCATCCTCCTCCTGCTCAGTCATACGATGGCGGTGGCTGCAAAGAATCAAAGCAAGTTACTATCACTATCAGGAACTCTAAATCGAATAC
It encodes:
- the LOC139936733 gene encoding SWI/SNF-related matrix-associated actin-dependent regulator of chromatin subfamily A member 5-like isoform X2; translation: MSDSEGSQEAPAAPVPPAPFGQPPPLKLKSPPQGKDTGTGETKAEYDAKMMKDRASRFGFLLQQTEIFTHFMSATSSVKSPTSPLKLKPGRPRVKKDEKTKLSSVGEKGNQSQDEESSRLAKSNHRHRMTEQEEDEELLSESRKATSVITQFEKSPTYIKNGEMRDYQVRGLNWMISLYEHGINGILADEMGLGKTLQTISLLGYMKHYRSIPSPHLIICPKSTLSNWMAEIERWCPSLRGVCLIGDQTTRAAIIRDVMMPGEWDVCVTSYEMAIKEKSVFKKFNWRYLVIDEAHRIKNEKSKLSEIVREFKTTNRLLLTGTPLQNNLHELWALLNFLLPDVFNSSEDFDAWFSTEGCLDLENSSLVSRLHAILRPFLLRRLKADVERGLLPKKECKIYVGLSKMQREWYTKILMKDIDVVNGAGKTEKVRLMNILMHLRKCCNHPYLFDGAEPGPPFTTDKHLYENAGKLVVLDKLLSKLKEDGSRVLIFSQMTRVLDILEDYCSWRNHNYCRLDGQTPHEERQKSINEFNLPNSEKFIFMLSTRAGGLGINLATADIVILYDSDWNPQVDLQAMDRAHRIGQKKQVRVFRFITENTVEERIVERAETKLRLDNIVIQAGRLVDQNLKVNKDEALNMIRHGANFIFSSKDSTITDEEIDSILERGAKKTEELKKKMDHLGESGLRNFTLDTNESIYSWEGQDFREKQKANNINWIEPPKRERKANYAVDAYFREALRVSEPKAPKAPRPPKQPNVQDFQFFPPRLFELLDKEIYSYRKMIGYKVPLNPEVPHPVQARKEEQKKIDEAGALMDEEIQEKEDLLTQGFVNWSKRDFNQFIKACEKYGRDDVDNISREVEGKTPEEVQEYMAVFWDRCHELTDIEKTMAQIERGEAKIQRKISIKKALDSKMARYRAPFHQLRLSYGTNKGKNWTEEEDRFLVCMLHKLGFDKENVYDELRTAVRQAPQFRFDWFLKSRTAMELQRRCNTLITLIERENQELEEREKAEKKKQGKGEKRKAEATPDPRNKTKKKK